One window from the genome of Thalassospira xiamenensis M-5 = DSM 17429 encodes:
- a CDS encoding ROK family transcriptional regulator — translation MSRRTDHDTPRQPSQIAILRFLRIHGPAARIDIGNATGLSPATVTSLTADLIAQGLVKETQGAPNGTNGNNGQSATRGRPKVLLDLVPGAACVVGVKLTINLVEIALGNFKGEIERSIQHSVNTRDLDETSLVTTLCDLIDQFITNNRDIAPNPPIGIGIAIQGVADSNSGEIIWSPALRHRQIAITKPLRERFGGIVQMSNDANCIATAITQNNDLGGNGDFAVIMLGYGVGMGLVLNGAVYNGHFGAAAEFGHMKYQPDGPLCNCGRRGCIEAYIGDYAILRDASGLIDMPDTNNLHPSEKQMMDLVKRARDGHEDLADLFRHAGKVLGYGIANLIALLGPERILITGSGARAYDLMEPEIERGLREAQVPELRNGPKIIHLPWDKDLALQGAIGQSLLRHDESMFANPPAN, via the coding sequence ATGAGCCGTCGAACCGATCACGATACCCCACGCCAGCCATCCCAGATTGCCATTCTGCGTTTTCTGCGTATTCATGGCCCTGCCGCCCGTATCGATATCGGCAACGCTACCGGATTAAGCCCGGCGACAGTAACATCGCTGACCGCCGATCTGATTGCCCAGGGGCTGGTAAAGGAAACTCAAGGCGCACCAAACGGCACAAATGGCAATAACGGCCAAAGCGCTACACGCGGCCGCCCCAAGGTTCTACTTGATCTTGTGCCCGGCGCGGCCTGTGTGGTTGGCGTTAAACTAACGATCAATCTGGTTGAAATCGCACTGGGCAATTTCAAGGGCGAGATTGAACGCAGCATCCAGCACAGCGTGAATACCCGCGACCTGGATGAAACATCGCTGGTGACAACGCTTTGCGATCTGATTGATCAATTCATCACCAATAACCGGGATATCGCGCCAAACCCGCCCATCGGGATCGGCATCGCCATTCAGGGCGTTGCCGACAGCAATAGCGGTGAAATCATCTGGTCGCCGGCCCTCCGCCACCGGCAGATTGCGATTACCAAACCGCTGCGTGAACGCTTTGGCGGCATTGTCCAGATGTCAAACGATGCCAACTGTATTGCGACCGCCATCACTCAAAATAACGATCTTGGCGGCAATGGTGATTTTGCCGTGATCATGCTAGGCTACGGCGTCGGCATGGGGCTTGTCCTGAACGGGGCGGTGTATAATGGCCATTTTGGCGCTGCCGCCGAATTCGGTCACATGAAATATCAACCCGACGGGCCGCTTTGCAATTGCGGGCGACGCGGTTGCATCGAAGCCTATATCGGGGATTACGCCATTCTGCGCGATGCCAGTGGCCTGATTGATATGCCCGATACCAACAACCTGCATCCCAGCGAAAAACAGATGATGGATCTGGTCAAACGGGCACGTGACGGCCACGAAGACCTTGCCGATCTGTTCCGCCACGCCGGAAAGGTACTCGGATATGGCATTGCCAATCTGATCGCCCTTCTGGGACCGGAACGCATCCTGATCACCGGGTCCGGCGCGCGGGCCTATGATTTGATGGAGCCGGAAATCGAACGCGGCCTTCGCGAGGCACAGGTGCCGGAACTGCGTAACGGGCCCAAGATCATCCACCTGCCGTGGGACAAGGATCTGGCATTGCAGGGTGCAATCGGCCAAAGCCTTTTGCGCCATGACGAAAGCATGTTCGCCAATCCACCGGCGAACTGA
- a CDS encoding ribonuclease activity regulator RraA, translated as MSDYVLGGATREKLKRVSTASLCTALFKRGLRNQFIQEVGPVAPKGENMVGQAYTLRYIPAREDRNPIEVFRDPNHPQRVAVEQCPAGHVLVMDSRKDARAASAGSILVTRLMKRGVVGIVTDGGFRDAEGIGKLDIHAYHNRPSAPTNLTLHEAYDLNVPIGCGDAPVFPGDVLVGDKDGVVVIPAHLADELAEECAGMESFEDFVLEEVLAGKPIIGLYPATKDETKANYEAWRKKTGR; from the coding sequence ATGAGCGATTATGTCCTTGGTGGCGCAACGCGCGAGAAGCTTAAACGGGTCAGCACGGCATCGCTGTGCACCGCCCTGTTCAAACGCGGTCTGCGCAATCAGTTTATTCAGGAGGTTGGCCCGGTTGCGCCAAAAGGCGAGAACATGGTCGGGCAGGCCTATACCCTGCGCTATATCCCGGCACGTGAAGACCGCAACCCGATCGAGGTTTTCCGCGATCCTAATCATCCGCAGCGTGTTGCGGTTGAACAATGCCCGGCTGGTCATGTTCTGGTGATGGATAGCCGCAAGGATGCCCGGGCGGCATCGGCGGGCTCGATCCTTGTAACCCGTCTGATGAAGCGCGGCGTTGTCGGTATCGTTACCGATGGTGGTTTCCGCGATGCGGAGGGTATTGGCAAACTTGATATTCACGCCTATCACAACCGTCCGTCGGCACCGACCAACCTGACCCTGCACGAGGCCTATGACCTTAACGTGCCGATCGGGTGTGGCGATGCGCCGGTTTTCCCGGGGGATGTTCTGGTCGGGGATAAGGATGGCGTTGTTGTCATTCCGGCCCATCTTGCAGACGAACTGGCCGAAGAATGCGCAGGCATGGAGAGCTTCGAGGACTTCGTTCTGGAAGAAGTTTTGGCCGGCAAGCCGATCATCGGCCTTTATCCGGCGACCAAGGACGAAACCAAAGCCAATTATGAGGCATGGCGCAAAAAAACGGGTCGCTGA
- a CDS encoding aldehyde dehydrogenase (NADP(+)), protein MSYNLTGKHLIAGQWVAGEQTFQSEPAHGPANTFPVGTPALVDQAARAAEDAFWSYGYSTREERAKFLNRIADEIDARGTEITEIGTQETGLPEARLNGERGRTVGQLRLFASHILAGDYLDRRHDEALPDRAPLPRPDLRLMQRPIGPVAVFGASNFPLAFSVAGGDTAAALAAGCPVVVKGHSAHPGTGEIVAQAIDVAVKACGIHPGVFSLIQGGKRDVGQSLVQHPLIKAVGFTGSLGGGRALFDLCAQRPEPIPFFGELGSVNPMFLLPKAMSARTEELARGWVGSLTMGAGQFCTNPGIAVVLDGPDADAFVATAKAGLGDVSAQTMLTDGMADAYRSGAKRIAATSGVKEVLTTSCDLRNATPYLFETSGENWLANHVLGEEVFGPLGLVVRVKDIAEMQAIARALEGQLTCTIHMDGGDAGDARSLLPILERKAGRILANGFPTGVEVCDTMVHGGPYPASTNFGATSVGTLSIRRFLRPVCYQNIPADVLPTDLA, encoded by the coding sequence ATGTCCTATAACCTGACAGGAAAACATCTGATTGCCGGCCAGTGGGTGGCGGGCGAGCAGACCTTCCAGTCTGAACCGGCCCATGGTCCGGCCAATACCTTCCCGGTCGGTACCCCGGCCTTGGTCGATCAGGCCGCCAGGGCCGCCGAAGACGCATTCTGGTCCTATGGCTATTCCACCCGCGAAGAACGGGCGAAGTTCCTGAATAGGATCGCCGATGAAATCGACGCCCGTGGTACGGAAATCACCGAAATCGGTACCCAGGAAACCGGCCTGCCGGAAGCGCGCCTGAATGGGGAACGTGGCCGTACCGTTGGCCAGCTTCGCCTGTTTGCCAGCCATATCCTTGCCGGTGATTATCTTGATCGCCGTCATGACGAAGCGCTTCCGGATCGTGCACCCCTGCCGCGTCCGGACCTGCGTCTGATGCAGCGCCCGATTGGCCCGGTGGCGGTGTTCGGTGCGTCGAACTTCCCGCTGGCCTTTTCGGTCGCTGGTGGCGATACCGCCGCCGCCCTTGCAGCCGGTTGCCCGGTCGTGGTCAAGGGCCATTCGGCCCATCCGGGTACCGGCGAGATTGTGGCCCAGGCGATTGATGTTGCGGTCAAGGCATGTGGCATCCATCCCGGTGTGTTCAGCCTTATTCAGGGTGGCAAGCGCGATGTCGGTCAGAGCCTTGTGCAGCATCCGCTGATCAAGGCGGTCGGCTTTACCGGGTCGCTGGGCGGTGGTCGTGCATTGTTCGATCTGTGCGCACAGCGCCCGGAACCGATCCCGTTCTTTGGCGAGCTGGGTTCGGTCAACCCGATGTTCCTGCTGCCGAAGGCCATGAGTGCGCGCACCGAAGAACTCGCCAGGGGCTGGGTCGGGTCGCTGACCATGGGGGCAGGGCAGTTCTGCACCAATCCGGGGATTGCGGTTGTCCTGGATGGGCCGGATGCCGATGCGTTTGTCGCAACCGCCAAGGCGGGCCTTGGGGATGTATCGGCGCAAACCATGCTGACCGATGGCATGGCCGATGCGTATCGCAGTGGGGCGAAACGTATTGCTGCGACATCGGGAGTGAAGGAAGTCCTGACCACGTCATGTGATCTTCGCAATGCGACGCCGTATCTGTTTGAGACCAGCGGTGAAAACTGGCTGGCCAATCATGTGCTGGGTGAGGAAGTGTTTGGGCCGCTTGGGCTTGTTGTCCGGGTGAAGGACATTGCCGAAATGCAGGCGATTGCCAGGGCGCTTGAAGGTCAGCTGACCTGCACGATCCATATGGATGGCGGGGATGCGGGGGATGCGCGTTCGCTGCTGCCGATCCTGGAGCGCAAGGCTGGGCGTATTCTGGCCAATGGTTTCCCGACCGGGGTTGAGGTTTGCGACACCATGGTGCATGGCGGGCCATACCCGGCATCGACCAATTTCGGGGCGACGTCGGTCGGTACCTTGTCGATCCGTCGTTTCCTGCGTCCGGTCTGCTATCAGAACATTCCGGCGGATGTCCTGCCGACTGATTTGGCCTGA
- a CDS encoding dihydrodipicolinate synthase family protein, with protein sequence MALSKVDLRGVLSGISGILVTPYDENGDVAPKKLSPIIDRALAAGVHFPVVNGNTGEFYALTTDEAITMARSVAEMLDGRAPMLAGVGRGIRDAVALAKASTDAGAEALMIHQPPDPFVAPRGVVDYLKRIADASDGLPMMLYLRNDTIGTKAIADLCAVKGVAGVKWATPNPMKLAEAISACDPDIVWVGGLAEVWAPTFYAVGARGFTSGLINVWPERSMAIHAALEGGDYETARKLISEMRAFEDVRAEEMNGTNVTGVKSALQILGNDCGPTRPPSAWPLTPAQHDKLVVFMRENKLVK encoded by the coding sequence ATGGCACTTTCCAAAGTCGATTTGCGTGGCGTGCTGTCCGGGATTTCCGGCATTCTTGTTACGCCTTATGATGAAAACGGCGATGTCGCGCCGAAAAAACTCTCCCCGATCATTGATCGTGCGCTGGCCGCGGGTGTCCATTTTCCGGTGGTAAACGGCAATACCGGCGAATTTTATGCGCTGACCACGGACGAGGCCATCACCATGGCCAGATCCGTTGCCGAAATGCTTGATGGTCGCGCGCCGATGCTGGCAGGTGTCGGGCGTGGCATTCGCGATGCGGTTGCATTGGCAAAGGCATCGACGGATGCCGGTGCCGAGGCGCTTATGATCCATCAGCCACCAGATCCCTTTGTCGCGCCGCGTGGTGTTGTCGACTATCTTAAACGCATTGCCGATGCGTCGGATGGTTTGCCGATGATGCTGTATCTTCGCAACGATACGATTGGCACCAAGGCGATTGCCGACCTATGTGCAGTTAAAGGTGTTGCCGGTGTCAAATGGGCGACGCCAAATCCGATGAAGCTGGCCGAGGCGATTTCAGCCTGCGATCCTGATATCGTCTGGGTTGGCGGGCTTGCCGAAGTCTGGGCGCCGACCTTCTATGCGGTGGGCGCGCGCGGCTTTACGTCGGGTCTGATCAATGTGTGGCCGGAACGCTCGATGGCGATCCATGCGGCTCTTGAGGGCGGCGATTACGAAACCGCACGCAAACTGATTTCGGAAATGCGGGCATTTGAAGATGTCCGAGCCGAAGAAATGAACGGTACCAACGTGACCGGAGTTAAATCCGCGTTGCAGATTCTGGGCAACGATTGCGGACCGACGCGCCCGCCATCAGCTTGGCCCCTGACGCCTGCGCAGCATGACAAGCTTGTCGTCTTCATGCGCGAAAACAAACTAGTGAAATAA